The following proteins are co-located in the Eleginops maclovinus isolate JMC-PN-2008 ecotype Puerto Natales chromosome 1, JC_Emac_rtc_rv5, whole genome shotgun sequence genome:
- the LOC134871352 gene encoding glycerol-3-phosphate dehydrogenase [NAD(+)], cytoplasmic, producing the protein MIDRTWPWFKRAVQSLPPSRPIRCCSACCITTLQVHSLCRLNPHSSLYLFTMAAPKKVCIIGSGNWGSAIAKIVGANAAQNSNFDATVKMWVFEETVNGRKLTEIINTDHENVKYLPGHKLPANVLAVPDLVEASTDADILVFVIPHQFVAKVCDSIKGKIKTDALGMSLIKGVDEGPDGLKLISDVIQEKLGINMSVLMGANIANEVADEKFCETTIGCKNKNHGALLKELMQTSNFRVTVVEESDVVEICGALKNIVAVGAGFCDGLGFGDNTKAAVIRLGLMEMIAFARIFCTAGPVSSATFLESCGVADLITTCYGGRNRKVAEAFVRTGKSVEELEKEMLNGQKLQGPATAAEVYLILKHKDLIDKFPLFNAVYQICYQGHPVTEFISCLQNHPEHM; encoded by the exons ATGATCGACCGGACTTGGCCCTGGTTTAAAAGGGCGGTGCAGAGTCTCCCCCCCAGCAGGCCAATAAGATGCTGCTCGGCGTGTTGCATAACCACACTGCAGGTCCACAGTCTGTGTCGACTCAACCCCCATTCATCGCTTTACCTCTTCACAATGGCAGCTCCGAAGAAAGTCTGCATCATTGGCTCTGGAAACTG GGGTTCTGCCATTGCCAAGATAGTGGGTGCCAATGCTGCTCAGAATTCAAATTTCGACGCCACAGTGAAAATGTGGGTGTTTGAGGAGACGGTGAATGGGCGCAAACTGACTGAAATAATCAACACTGACCATGAAAATGTGAAGTACCTTCCTGGTCACAAGCTGCCAGCAAATGTG ctggCCGTCCCGGACCTGGTAGAGGCGTCCACTGATGCAGACATTTTGGTGTTTGTGATCCCGCACCAGTTTGTCGCGAAAGTGTGTGACTCCATAAAGGGCAAGATAAAAACCGATGCTCTGGGCATGTCGCTTATCAAG GGTGTAGACGAGGGGCCTGATGGACTTAAACTCATCTCTGATGTGATCCAGGAGAAGCTGGGTATCAACATGAGCGTGCTGATGGGTGCCAACATTGCTAATGAGGTGGCTGATGAGAAGTTCTGTGAGACCACCATCG GATGTAAGAATAAAAACCACGGGGCCCTCCTGAAGGAGCTCATGCAGACCAGCAACTTCAGAGTCACTGTGGTGGAGGAGTCTGACGTGGTGGAGATATGCGGAGCCCTGAAG AACATCGTTGCGGTCGGAGCCGGGTTCTGTGACGGTCTGGGCTTTGGAGACAACACGAAGGCAGCAGTGATCCGGTTGGGTCTGATGGAGATGATCGCCTTCGCCCGTATCTTCTGCACCGCCGGCCCCGTATCCTCCGCCACCTTCCTGGAGAGCTGCGGCGTGGCCGACCTCATCACGACCTGCTACGGAGGACGCAACCGCAAAGTGGCTGAGGCTTTTGTGAGGACTGGGAAG TCCGTCGAGGAGCTGGAGAAAGAGATGCTGAACGGTCAGAAGCTGCAGGGACCGGCGACGGCAGCCGAGGTTTACCTCATCCTCAAGCACAAAGACCTCATTGACAA GTTCCCCCTGTTCAATGCCGTGTATCAGATCTGCTATCAGGGCCACCCCGTCACAGAGTTCATAAGCTGTTTGCAGAACCACCCCGAGCACATGTAG